From a single Ooceraea biroi isolate clonal line C1 chromosome 12, Obir_v5.4, whole genome shotgun sequence genomic region:
- the LOC105285171 gene encoding uncharacterized protein PF14_0397-like, with the protein MWEKTRVDGKRILKHNAIPTVFETIPEAVVACTNIELMQLEMDDRLNLVSNEMSIEIPHEPTESSIEVMENESNPSSSRLNCDIDWKKKYETLNELYEKREKTYHGVLKKYNKCCNILKEKVKKLNAEKISLHKQCVNNRKSQSIIKNIFNDDQIRALVNKSNQGSKWSEKTIKKALRLKFSCGLNGYNELLRQRMPLPSVHTLQEKLETLHFEEEICEEIFDILKEKVRGFADERDKDAMIAINEMSINSGTQFDPSTRSFCGHSSLLLGVRIY; encoded by the coding sequence ATGTGGGAAAAAACACGGGTTGAcggaaaaagaattttgaagCACAATGCAATACCAACCGTTTTTGAGACAATCCCTGAAGCAGTTGTTGCATGtacaaatattgaattaatgcAATTAGAGATGGATGACAGATTGAATCTCGTCAGCAATGAAATGTCCATTGAAATTCCTCATGAACCTACTGAATCCAGCATTGAGGTTATGGAAAATGAATCAAATCCATCTTCATCTCGCCTTAATTGTGACATAGATTGgaagaaaaaatatgaaacactCAATGAGTTATATGAAAAACGTGAAAAGACTTATCATGGTGttctaaaaaaatacaataagtGTTGCAACATCCTTAAAGAAAAGGTGAAAAAGTTAAATGCAgaaaaaataagtttacaTAAGCAATGTGTAAACAATAGAAAATCACAGtccattattaaaaacatatttaatgaTGATCAAATAAGAGCATTGgtaaataaatcaaatcaaGGCTCTAAGTGGTctgaaaaaacaattaaaaaagcaCTTCGACTGAAATTCTCTTGCGGACTGAATGGATACAACGAACTTTTGCGACAACGTATGCCTTTGCCATCAGTGCATACTTTACAAGAAAAACTAGAAACCCTCCACTTTGAAGAAGAAATTTGCGAagaaattttcgatattttaaaagaaaaagtacgCGGCTTTGCAGATGAAAGAGATAAAGATGCTATGATTGCGATAAATGAAATGAGCATTAATAGTGGGACGCAATTTGACCCATCAACTCGATCATTTTGTGGTCACAGTTCATTACTGTTGGGCGTGAgaatttattga